A stretch of the Bdellovibrio sp. 22V genome encodes the following:
- a CDS encoding tolA protein, with protein sequence MKMVWACLFISLFCFTSVGEAAASSSQLELLYTKQIAWTAANLEDPKVVASFRASFKELLGDKNKLAQLKSSEGQRLLQQGQNLLAVTLLKERLDKCLLTHENAKSISAALSKAMNSQVLNADVCATLVEEEKKLQSFSKEMEKSMKEEARKAILASAKKQLNSTQAYWKEAAKKDSLDLAVELTDREREITVKPPQAGTELLLYTKAIRERKNKEVIVQNDVKKAFTEVQAELQTHEKYLKDVEHKNLDESLQSLLVTNPAAAAQFLINNPGALDLVCRLLQDYDKTARNKETLDKAIFWGGLVIGGVLVATGIGAGVGAVVLSGTAAAGTLTTVAAGAALAGTIAGGGEAIYASSKAHASFIEASNLRASAFAENSSQDAFAKADKVKDKAYSELAEAGFSAASIVPFGAGLKVMKNAAQASKLGSYARVAKEGGKVEAEAVRSLATSLKEISSDKKVLSVLEESQKNVDSEEMGMFLGYLSHLPQNERKEVLKLIKEKPEKVPEAIRKSSKNGVCK encoded by the coding sequence ATGAAAATGGTTTGGGCGTGCTTATTTATTTCTCTGTTCTGTTTCACTTCTGTGGGAGAAGCGGCGGCGTCGTCATCCCAACTGGAACTTCTTTATACAAAACAAATTGCCTGGACGGCGGCGAATTTGGAAGACCCCAAAGTGGTGGCTTCTTTTCGTGCGTCTTTCAAAGAACTTCTCGGCGATAAAAACAAGCTGGCGCAGTTAAAAAGCAGTGAGGGGCAAAGGCTCTTGCAGCAAGGCCAAAACCTTTTGGCGGTGACTTTGCTTAAAGAGCGTTTAGATAAATGTCTTTTGACTCATGAAAATGCAAAAAGTATTTCTGCCGCTTTGTCGAAGGCGATGAACTCGCAAGTGCTCAATGCCGATGTGTGTGCCACTTTGGTGGAAGAAGAAAAAAAACTTCAGTCTTTCAGCAAGGAAATGGAAAAGAGCATGAAAGAGGAGGCCCGCAAAGCGATCCTGGCCTCGGCGAAAAAACAACTCAACAGCACGCAAGCGTATTGGAAAGAAGCCGCGAAGAAAGACAGTTTGGATCTTGCGGTTGAGTTGACGGATCGGGAGCGTGAGATCACGGTGAAGCCGCCTCAAGCGGGCACGGAGCTTTTGTTATATACAAAGGCGATTCGTGAAAGAAAAAACAAAGAAGTTATCGTGCAAAACGATGTGAAGAAAGCCTTCACGGAAGTGCAAGCGGAACTGCAAACGCACGAAAAATATCTTAAAGACGTTGAACATAAGAACCTCGATGAATCCTTGCAAAGTCTGCTCGTCACAAATCCGGCGGCTGCTGCGCAGTTTTTGATAAACAATCCCGGGGCTTTGGATTTGGTCTGTCGGCTTCTGCAAGATTACGATAAAACCGCTCGTAACAAAGAGACCTTGGATAAAGCGATCTTTTGGGGAGGCCTCGTGATCGGTGGGGTGCTTGTCGCGACAGGAATTGGCGCCGGTGTGGGCGCGGTTGTCTTGTCCGGAACGGCAGCGGCGGGAACACTGACGACGGTCGCGGCGGGGGCCGCACTGGCAGGCACTATTGCAGGCGGCGGTGAGGCTATATACGCTTCTTCCAAAGCGCATGCCTCCTTTATCGAGGCTAGCAATCTGCGCGCTTCGGCCTTTGCGGAGAACTCGTCGCAAGATGCATTTGCGAAAGCCGACAAAGTAAAAGACAAAGCTTATTCGGAATTGGCGGAGGCGGGATTTTCCGCCGCGTCGATCGTGCCGTTTGGTGCAGGTTTGAAAGTAATGAAAAACGCCGCACAGGCTTCGAAGCTCGGTTCTTACGCGCGTGTCGCAAAAGAGGGCGGCAAAGTCGAGGCGGAAGCGGTTCGTTCCCTAGCGACGTCTTTAAAAGAAATCTCTTCAGACAAAAAAGTTCTTTCAGTGCTTGAAGAAAGTCAAAAAAATGTCGACTCGGAAGAGATGGGCATGTTCCTGGGATACTTGTCGCACTTACCGCAAAACGAACGCAAAGAAGTTTTAAAATTGATTAAAGAAAAGCCCGAGAAAGTGCCTGAAGCGATTCGTAAGTCCTCAAAAAATGGAGTGTGCAAGTGA
- the dut gene encoding dUTP diphosphatase, giving the protein MQKLTVKIKTLENFHGELPQYQSHGASGFDVRAQLAAPVVLNPGERAMIPTGLSFEIPLGYEIQARPRSGWAAKSGLTVLNTPGTIDADYRGEVKIIVINLGNEPVTISNQERCAQLVVAPVIQAHFELATELSSTDRGAGGFGSTGRA; this is encoded by the coding sequence ATGCAAAAGCTGACTGTTAAAATCAAAACTCTTGAAAACTTTCACGGTGAACTTCCGCAATATCAGTCTCATGGCGCGAGCGGTTTTGACGTTCGTGCGCAGTTGGCAGCGCCGGTTGTGTTGAACCCTGGCGAACGTGCGATGATTCCAACAGGCTTGAGCTTTGAAATTCCTCTTGGTTACGAAATTCAAGCGCGTCCGCGCAGTGGTTGGGCGGCAAAAAGCGGTCTGACTGTTTTGAACACTCCGGGCACTATCGATGCCGACTATCGCGGTGAAGTTAAAATCATCGTAATCAATCTTGGCAACGAACCCGTGACGATCAGCAATCAAGAGCGTTGCGCGCAACTCGTGGTCGCTCCGGTGATTCAGGCGCATTTCGAATTGGCGACAGAGTTGTCCTCTACGGATCGTGGTGCGGGCGGCTTTGGTTCTACAGGCCGTGCGTAG
- a CDS encoding pitrilysin family protein produces the protein MNTKFKKSELSNGIRVVSELHPGSRAVSISIWVLTGTRDETPEVAGISHLLEHLVFKGTKTRSAYQIAKSLEALGGDLNAYTTREYTCYHAMVLKDHWEKALDVLSDLVSNMHLTKKEFGLEKGVILQEIAMSEESHEEIIYDVFYEQVYGKHPLARPILGTPASIALMKQNQVMDYYKKTYSGRNIIVSAAGCLDHDELMAGIERRLGAKKKTVLSNKRTSPRWLRRRHVVEKQAEQVHMLLGLPTASFKDKYRFEAVITNTLLGGGMTSKLYQSVREKRGLVYTIHSMLNTHIDSGMLTIYAGTETKNARKVGDLISKEFQKIVKQGVSKHDVEMFKTQVIGSILLSSDDIENRMTSLAVNEIVFGAYRSVESVIEEIKAVSVDSVNHYIRNELDLNKASGVLMGPGVTELQTWWDELVL, from the coding sequence ATGAATACTAAGTTCAAAAAATCTGAACTTTCTAACGGGATCCGAGTGGTGAGCGAACTTCATCCAGGGTCCCGTGCCGTTTCTATCAGCATCTGGGTTTTGACGGGCACGCGTGATGAAACGCCTGAAGTGGCCGGCATCTCTCATCTTCTTGAGCACCTCGTTTTCAAAGGCACAAAAACTCGTTCGGCGTATCAGATCGCCAAATCTTTGGAAGCTTTGGGTGGAGACCTCAACGCCTATACAACTCGTGAGTACACTTGTTATCACGCGATGGTTTTAAAAGACCATTGGGAAAAAGCGTTGGATGTTCTTTCCGATCTTGTTTCAAACATGCATCTGACCAAGAAAGAATTCGGACTTGAAAAAGGCGTGATTCTGCAAGAGATCGCCATGTCCGAAGAAAGCCATGAAGAAATCATTTACGATGTCTTCTATGAGCAGGTGTATGGCAAACATCCTTTGGCGCGCCCTATTTTGGGAACGCCAGCATCCATCGCTTTGATGAAACAAAATCAGGTGATGGACTACTATAAAAAAACGTACTCGGGCCGCAATATCATCGTCAGCGCCGCAGGCTGCTTGGATCATGATGAGTTGATGGCCGGAATTGAAAGACGTTTGGGCGCAAAAAAGAAAACGGTTTTGAGTAACAAGCGCACGTCGCCGCGTTGGTTGCGTCGTCGTCACGTCGTGGAAAAGCAAGCCGAGCAGGTTCATATGTTGTTGGGTTTGCCGACAGCAAGTTTCAAAGACAAATATCGCTTTGAGGCCGTGATCACGAACACGTTGCTGGGTGGAGGCATGACTTCCAAACTTTATCAAAGTGTGCGCGAAAAAAGAGGCTTGGTTTACACGATTCATTCGATGCTTAATACGCATATCGACTCGGGCATGCTGACGATTTACGCGGGCACGGAAACGAAGAACGCGCGCAAAGTGGGAGACCTCATCTCGAAGGAATTCCAAAAAATCGTGAAGCAAGGCGTTTCTAAGCACGATGTCGAGATGTTTAAAACACAGGTGATCGGCAGCATTTTGCTGAGCTCCGATGACATTGAAAATCGCATGACATCCTTGGCGGTCAATGAGATCGTCTTTGGCGCTTACCGCTCGGTCGAATCGGTGATCGAAGAGATCAAAGCAGTAAGTGTAGACTCAGTGAACCACTATATCCGTAATGAGTTGGATCTCAACAAAGCTTCAGGCGTTCTTATGGGGCCGGGAGTGACGGAGCTGCAAACATGGTGGGATGAACTTGTTCTGTAG
- the pnp gene encoding polyribonucleotide nucleotidyltransferase, with protein sequence MKTTVTTSVGGKQITIETGRLAKQADGSVLVSCGNNMVLVTAVSSKKASELDFFPLTVEYIEKFYATGKIPGGYFKREGKPTTDAVLTARLIDRPIRPVFPEGYRNETQVVATVLSADGAFPLEILSSLGASAALHLSDIPFNGPTAAIQVGRVDGQFVANPTPQQMEKSDIDLIVAGTRNGLLMVEGETKFISEADCLAALKFGHQSMMPLLNAQDELREKTGSTAKRAFTPPAIDADFKGQAEALLKSKIAAALSIKIKQDRYAAVAAAHAEAETVLLASITDKDLAKQRKKELGAIVEDLKYHEARSMILDKKVRIDGRDVKTVRPIANEVGLLPRAHGSGLFTRGETQCLGTVTLGTGDDEQMVDALLGTQKRKFMLHYNFPPYSVGEVGRFGGQGRREIGHGNLAERALKAVLPDHEKFPYTIRVVSEVLESNGSSSMGTVCAGTMAMLDAGVPIKGNVAGIAMGLIKEGDRVAVLTDILGDEDHLGDMDFKVAGTPQGITALQMDIKIDSVSFEVMEQALAQAKEGRAHILNEMEKVIKVPRGQISEFAPRIETIKIKPDKIREVIGSGGKVIRGITEATGVKIEIEDDGTIHIASADPEATKKAIAMINDIIAEAEVGKTYKGRVVKIAEFGAFVEILPNTQGLLHISEIANERVRAVTDVLKEGEIIDVKVLEVDRAGRIKLSRKALLQ encoded by the coding sequence ATGAAAACGACTGTAACTACATCGGTGGGCGGAAAACAAATCACCATCGAAACAGGCCGTTTGGCAAAACAAGCAGATGGATCTGTTCTTGTCTCTTGCGGTAACAACATGGTTCTTGTTACGGCAGTATCGAGTAAGAAAGCTTCTGAACTCGATTTCTTCCCTCTTACTGTTGAATACATCGAAAAATTCTACGCAACAGGTAAAATTCCTGGTGGCTACTTCAAACGTGAAGGCAAGCCGACCACAGATGCTGTATTGACAGCACGTTTGATCGACCGTCCTATTCGTCCTGTGTTCCCAGAAGGCTACAGAAACGAAACACAAGTTGTGGCGACGGTTCTTTCTGCAGACGGCGCATTCCCTCTTGAGATTCTTTCAAGCTTGGGTGCTTCTGCAGCTCTTCACCTTTCGGACATTCCATTCAACGGTCCCACAGCGGCGATTCAAGTAGGTCGCGTTGATGGTCAATTCGTTGCGAATCCAACTCCACAGCAAATGGAAAAATCAGACATCGACTTGATCGTAGCGGGAACTCGCAACGGTCTTTTGATGGTGGAAGGTGAAACGAAGTTCATCTCTGAAGCAGACTGTTTGGCGGCTTTGAAATTCGGTCACCAATCCATGATGCCTCTTTTGAACGCGCAAGATGAATTGCGTGAAAAAACAGGTTCGACGGCGAAGCGTGCTTTCACGCCTCCAGCGATTGATGCTGACTTTAAAGGTCAAGCGGAAGCGTTGTTGAAATCTAAAATCGCAGCGGCTCTTTCTATTAAGATTAAACAAGATCGTTATGCAGCGGTGGCAGCAGCTCACGCTGAGGCAGAGACAGTTTTGTTGGCTTCTATCACTGACAAAGACTTGGCGAAGCAGCGTAAGAAAGAATTGGGCGCGATCGTGGAAGACCTTAAATACCACGAAGCTCGTTCTATGATCTTGGATAAAAAAGTTCGTATCGACGGTCGTGACGTAAAAACTGTACGTCCTATCGCGAACGAAGTGGGCTTGTTGCCTCGTGCGCACGGTTCAGGTTTGTTCACTCGTGGCGAGACTCAATGTTTAGGCACAGTGACTTTGGGAACTGGTGATGACGAGCAAATGGTGGATGCTCTATTGGGCACACAAAAACGCAAGTTCATGCTTCACTACAACTTCCCTCCATATTCTGTAGGTGAAGTAGGTCGTTTCGGTGGTCAAGGTCGTCGTGAAATCGGTCACGGTAACTTGGCAGAGCGCGCTTTGAAAGCCGTTCTTCCTGACCATGAGAAATTCCCATACACAATCCGCGTTGTTTCTGAAGTTCTTGAGTCGAACGGTTCTTCTTCAATGGGTACTGTTTGTGCGGGAACGATGGCGATGTTGGATGCGGGTGTGCCTATTAAAGGAAACGTTGCGGGTATCGCAATGGGTCTTATTAAAGAAGGCGACCGTGTTGCAGTTTTGACGGACATCTTGGGTGATGAAGATCACTTGGGTGACATGGACTTCAAAGTCGCTGGGACTCCACAAGGTATCACAGCTCTCCAAATGGATATCAAAATCGACTCTGTTTCTTTCGAAGTGATGGAACAAGCTTTGGCGCAAGCTAAAGAAGGTCGCGCGCACATCTTGAATGAGATGGAAAAAGTGATCAAAGTTCCTCGTGGTCAAATCTCTGAATTTGCTCCTCGTATTGAGACAATCAAAATCAAACCAGATAAGATCCGTGAAGTGATCGGTTCTGGCGGTAAAGTGATCCGTGGAATCACGGAAGCAACAGGCGTTAAGATCGAGATCGAAGATGATGGAACAATCCACATCGCGTCTGCGGATCCAGAGGCTACTAAAAAAGCAATCGCAATGATCAACGACATCATCGCGGAAGCTGAAGTAGGTAAGACTTATAAAGGCCGTGTTGTTAAGATCGCTGAATTCGGCGCGTTTGTTGAAATCTTGCCGAACACTCAAGGTCTTTTGCACATCTCTGAGATCGCTAACGAAAGAGTGCGCGCAGTCACTGACGTACTTAAAGAAGGCGAAATCATCGACGTCAAAGTTCTTGAAGTAGACCGCGCAGGTCGTATCAAGCTTTCTCGCAAGGCTCTTCTACAGTAA
- the rpsO gene encoding 30S ribosomal protein S15: MAVTKDTKAQIVKKFKTGDLDTGSPEVQVALLTAKINDLTVHFSTHKKDFHGRRGLVKLVNQRRKLLDYLHRKDVKRYQDLIKALDIRK, encoded by the coding sequence ATGGCAGTCACGAAAGATACAAAAGCGCAAATCGTTAAAAAATTCAAAACTGGTGATCTTGATACTGGTTCTCCAGAAGTTCAAGTGGCTCTTTTGACAGCTAAAATCAATGATTTGACTGTTCACTTCTCTACACACAAAAAAGATTTCCACGGCCGTCGCGGTCTTGTGAAATTGGTTAACCAAAGAAGAAAACTTTTGGATTACCTACATCGTAAAGATGTGAAGCGCTACCAAGACCTTATCAAGGCTCTTGATATCCGTAAGTAA
- the truB gene encoding tRNA pseudouridine(55) synthase TruB — translation MTNNTNTFHGLLLVDKPSGISSHDVVARLRRILGTKAVGHSGTLDPMASGLMVCLINEGTKLSQYILEGDKGYRVRAQFGVRTDTLDTTGTVLEQKTVQLAKDQILAEAAKLQGEIEAEVPIYSAIKIQGKKLYEYAREEKDVEIPKKLMKFWDVTPVEIGLDWAEFDIKCSKGSYIRTWVDLLGKALGCGAAMSSLRRTWSAPYHIPQAQTLEEIEKTVKEGQRGSAFVAMENALPQAKRVRVRGQNQVLLGNGQISHDLRSQLITVFNPSEDQYVQILAQDGGQMLALVGLEEGRGFVIRRVFKY, via the coding sequence ATGACGAATAATACAAATACATTTCATGGTCTGCTGTTGGTCGATAAGCCTTCAGGGATTTCAAGTCATGATGTCGTGGCGAGGCTTCGCCGTATCCTGGGCACGAAGGCCGTCGGGCATTCGGGCACGTTGGATCCGATGGCGTCGGGGTTGATGGTGTGTCTTATCAATGAGGGCACGAAACTCAGCCAGTATATTTTAGAAGGCGACAAGGGGTACCGCGTGCGCGCTCAGTTTGGCGTTCGCACCGACACTTTGGATACAACGGGGACCGTCTTGGAACAAAAAACGGTTCAACTGGCGAAAGATCAGATTCTCGCGGAAGCCGCCAAGCTTCAGGGCGAGATCGAAGCCGAAGTGCCTATCTATTCAGCAATTAAAATCCAAGGCAAAAAGCTCTATGAGTACGCCCGTGAAGAAAAGGACGTGGAGATTCCAAAAAAACTTATGAAGTTTTGGGATGTCACGCCGGTTGAAATCGGGCTCGATTGGGCGGAGTTCGATATTAAGTGCTCCAAAGGGAGCTATATTCGTACTTGGGTTGACCTTTTGGGGAAGGCTCTAGGGTGCGGGGCCGCAATGAGTTCTCTGCGCAGAACCTGGTCGGCGCCTTACCATATTCCTCAGGCGCAAACCCTGGAAGAGATCGAAAAAACGGTTAAAGAGGGGCAGCGGGGTTCGGCCTTTGTCGCGATGGAAAATGCCCTTCCGCAGGCTAAAAGAGTGCGGGTTCGTGGGCAAAATCAGGTGTTGCTGGGGAACGGGCAGATCAGCCACGACCTACGCAGTCAGCTTATTACGGTTTTTAATCCTTCTGAGGACCAATACGTCCAAATTCTTGCTCAGGACGGGGGGCAAATGCTGGCTCTTGTGGGGCTTGAAGAAGGCCGAGGTTTCGTTATCCGCAGGGTCTTTAAATATTGA
- the rbfA gene encoding 30S ribosome-binding factor RbfA encodes MKNMGDGRRVARVEREIQSTIAQFLIRGFKTPLPGLVTVASVRMPADLRSAKVYVSVLGDEKQQEEALDLLQERAFEIQNYIGKELKMRYCPKLTFFADHTTEQVLKVEKILQELEEERKSTGKAETDSDDE; translated from the coding sequence ATGAAAAATATGGGTGATGGGCGCCGAGTCGCTCGCGTTGAAAGAGAAATTCAGTCGACCATCGCTCAGTTTTTGATCCGTGGTTTTAAGACACCGTTGCCAGGTCTTGTAACTGTGGCCTCGGTGCGTATGCCGGCGGATCTACGCTCTGCTAAAGTTTATGTCAGTGTTTTAGGGGACGAAAAGCAGCAAGAAGAAGCTTTGGATCTCCTTCAAGAAAGAGCTTTTGAGATTCAGAACTACATTGGGAAAGAACTCAAAATGCGTTATTGCCCGAAACTCACTTTCTTTGCCGATCACACGACGGAGCAAGTATTGAAAGTGGAAAAGATTCTTCAAGAACTTGAAGAAGAGCGTAAATCGACGGGCAAGGCTGAAACAGATTCTGATGACGAATAA
- the infB gene encoding translation initiation factor IF-2 → MSNPKVFEFAKEIGMTPLALMDKIREWHLPVKSHMAELEPEVLEQIKIKLSGGDKPAEEAKPKKAATRKAAPKKAAAAAEPEAAAAAAPAKSPVIRRKKDEVVAEAPKAKVIAKPEVSEEETPAPKTTRVVVKKTTAAKEEESEVEAAPAPVVEEKVTKVEAPTPVAKPEPVVAKETPAAAPAPAQEPAAPAAPAPQARKKEVVVGTSGVASSSTPATTVKRNIIGRMDLSRVQSQAPQRSQGDRPQGGFSGPRTGGPGGDRQGGGGFAPRPGGFNRPAGGAPTRNIRTGFVAANQPPEPMPATDDFKGKDFDKRKRFGGGPSTNVGGGAGTREREKEKEEEVAVFNAVEFRKREMVFQPKKKKGMLDREAMKTQITTPSAHKRVVKVNNTMKLSDLAMEMGLKAPQLIKVLMQNGVMANMNTDLDFDTIALIVPEFGWEAQNVFKTADAVAEETAFGDLEAEAIIRPPVVTVMGHVDHGKTSLLDAIRNADVAAGEAGGITQHIGAYSVKLDDGSLITFLDTPGHEAFTAMRARGANATDIAIIVVAADDGMMPQTQEAINHAKAAGVPIIVAVNKMDKPGANPDRIKQQLTELEIVPEEWGGNTIFCEVSALKKTGIKELLEQVKLLAEVAELKANPKRSGTGLVIEAKMEKGKGPVATLLVKDGTVEVGQYIVAGTMKGRVRSLTNDKGERIQSVGPGLPAEVLGLEAVPAAGDKFDIVKDEDTANKVSTLRKEQAEKAAAAPASKMSLEDIFAKVKSGDVKELAIILKADVHGSLEAINGMLAKLSTSEVKAKVIHSAVGGINEGDVVLAHTAKGIVLGFNVRPDLGAQAKAKQLGVDIRTYSIVYELIDQMKAAMAGLLSPDVVEEVMGRAEVRNTFSVPKVGTIAGCFVIDGKVQRNNMIRLLRENKIVYEGKISSLKRFKDDAKEVASGYECGIGIENYNDVKVGDVMEAYVKKEVARELGAGAE, encoded by the coding sequence GTGAGTAATCCAAAGGTTTTTGAATTTGCAAAAGAGATCGGGATGACCCCGCTAGCCCTCATGGATAAAATCCGTGAATGGCATTTGCCAGTGAAGAGTCACATGGCGGAGCTTGAGCCCGAGGTTCTTGAGCAAATTAAAATTAAACTCAGCGGCGGTGACAAACCTGCCGAAGAGGCTAAACCAAAAAAGGCAGCGACTCGTAAAGCAGCGCCGAAGAAAGCCGCAGCGGCAGCAGAGCCTGAAGCAGCGGCCGCGGCCGCTCCTGCGAAGTCTCCTGTGATTCGTCGTAAAAAAGACGAAGTGGTGGCGGAGGCTCCGAAAGCGAAAGTGATCGCGAAGCCTGAAGTTTCTGAAGAAGAAACTCCCGCTCCAAAAACAACTCGCGTCGTTGTGAAGAAAACAACGGCAGCGAAAGAAGAAGAATCTGAAGTTGAGGCAGCTCCGGCTCCGGTAGTGGAAGAAAAAGTGACAAAGGTGGAAGCTCCCACGCCAGTGGCGAAGCCTGAACCTGTTGTTGCGAAAGAAACTCCGGCGGCAGCTCCAGCTCCTGCGCAAGAACCGGCGGCTCCGGCTGCACCGGCTCCACAAGCGCGTAAGAAAGAAGTGGTTGTGGGTACAAGTGGCGTGGCGAGTTCTTCAACTCCGGCTACAACAGTGAAAAGAAATATTATCGGTCGTATGGACCTTTCCCGTGTGCAGTCACAAGCTCCACAGCGTTCTCAAGGCGACCGCCCGCAAGGCGGTTTCTCGGGACCGCGTACGGGTGGACCGGGTGGCGATCGCCAAGGTGGCGGAGGTTTTGCTCCACGCCCAGGCGGATTCAACAGACCGGCAGGGGGCGCTCCGACACGCAATATCCGTACGGGATTTGTGGCGGCGAACCAACCGCCGGAGCCAATGCCAGCAACGGATGATTTTAAAGGTAAAGACTTCGACAAACGCAAACGTTTCGGCGGCGGTCCTAGCACTAACGTAGGCGGCGGCGCAGGCACACGTGAGCGTGAAAAAGAGAAAGAAGAAGAAGTAGCGGTATTCAACGCGGTTGAATTCCGTAAACGTGAGATGGTCTTCCAGCCGAAAAAGAAAAAAGGCATGTTGGACCGTGAAGCGATGAAAACACAAATCACAACTCCGTCTGCGCACAAACGTGTCGTGAAAGTAAACAACACGATGAAGTTGAGCGACTTGGCGATGGAGATGGGTTTGAAAGCGCCACAGCTCATCAAAGTTTTGATGCAAAATGGTGTGATGGCCAACATGAACACGGATTTAGATTTCGATACGATCGCTTTGATCGTTCCGGAGTTTGGTTGGGAAGCACAAAACGTATTCAAAACAGCGGATGCGGTTGCCGAAGAAACAGCTTTCGGTGATTTGGAAGCAGAAGCAATTATTCGTCCTCCAGTTGTGACTGTTATGGGTCACGTCGACCACGGTAAAACATCTTTGCTCGATGCAATTCGCAATGCCGACGTTGCAGCCGGCGAGGCGGGTGGTATCACTCAGCATATCGGTGCTTACAGTGTTAAGTTGGACGACGGTTCATTGATCACATTCTTGGATACTCCAGGCCACGAAGCCTTCACGGCTATGCGTGCGCGCGGAGCGAATGCGACAGACATCGCGATTATCGTGGTGGCAGCGGATGACGGTATGATGCCTCAAACTCAAGAGGCGATTAACCACGCGAAAGCAGCGGGCGTACCTATCATCGTGGCAGTGAACAAAATGGATAAGCCAGGCGCGAATCCAGATCGTATTAAGCAACAATTGACTGAGCTTGAAATCGTTCCGGAAGAATGGGGTGGTAACACGATCTTCTGTGAAGTTTCAGCTTTGAAGAAAACAGGTATCAAAGAGCTTCTTGAGCAAGTGAAACTTCTTGCTGAGGTTGCGGAGTTGAAAGCCAATCCAAAACGTTCGGGCACAGGTCTTGTGATCGAAGCGAAAATGGAAAAAGGCAAAGGACCTGTTGCAACACTTCTTGTGAAAGACGGAACTGTTGAAGTCGGTCAGTACATCGTTGCCGGAACTATGAAAGGCCGCGTGCGTTCTTTGACGAACGATAAAGGCGAAAGAATCCAATCTGTCGGTCCTGGTTTGCCAGCCGAGGTTTTGGGTCTTGAAGCAGTTCCAGCAGCCGGTGACAAGTTCGACATCGTCAAAGATGAAGACACGGCAAACAAAGTTTCTACATTAAGAAAAGAGCAAGCTGAAAAAGCGGCGGCGGCTCCGGCTTCGAAAATGTCTTTGGAAGACATCTTCGCCAAAGTGAAATCCGGCGACGTGAAAGAATTGGCGATCATCTTGAAAGCGGACGTGCATGGTTCTCTCGAGGCCATCAACGGAATGCTTGCGAAATTGTCGACTTCCGAAGTGAAAGCGAAAGTGATCCACTCGGCTGTAGGCGGTATCAATGAAGGTGACGTGGTTCTTGCGCATACAGCGAAAGGGATCGTTCTTGGCTTTAACGTACGTCCTGACTTGGGCGCACAAGCGAAGGCGAAACAGCTCGGTGTTGATATTAGAACATACTCTATCGTGTATGAATTGATCGATCAGATGAAAGCCGCAATGGCGGGTCTTCTTTCTCCAGATGTGGTGGAAGAAGTTATGGGTCGCGCAGAAGTGCGTAACACATTCTCCGTTCCTAAAGTGGGCACGATTGCAGGTTGCTTCGTGATCGACGGAAAAGTACAGCGTAACAACATGATCCGTCTTCTTCGTGAAAACAAAATCGTTTACGAAGGAAAGATCTCGTCTCTTAAACGTTTCAAAGACGACGCCAAAGAAGTGGCTTCCGGCTACGAGTGCGGTATCGGCATTGAAAACTACAATGACGTTAAAGTGGGCGACGTGATGGAAGCTTACGTGAAAAAAGAAGTTGCACGTGAGTTGGGTGCAGGAGCTGAGTAA